The following DNA comes from Mya arenaria isolate MELC-2E11 chromosome 11, ASM2691426v1.
GTTCTATTAGAGCGTCCACTTTTACTACGAATTATTACCAGCCTTTTCTTTCATGTCTGTCACGCGTGATATTGCGTCAATAGCTGAACGTGACATTAACCTATTCTATTGACATTAATGGATTTAAAACTTTCGCTCCGATACAGAAGCATTGTCATACTAGTAATTGAAAAAGTTGCACCAATCACGTGCCCTCATTGACTCGGAAAAATGTGAATGTGTATTTAGGATGTGCTTCcaaaattcagaaaataaagaatcaagatatttcaagatttatttacagaacATAAGGATACATTGTAGTATTTACAGGTGAATCAATGaacaattcatttaacaatACGAAAAGAATACtctttatacaaatttatattaaCTAATATCTACTGTTACTATTACAAGTAACCTTGACGCATTCGCTAtcgtgtatgtatatatacattatcAGTAATAGGGTTAGTATGTGAACTTATATGGTTTCCTGCACCCCGTATGTCCTATATCGGATTATCTACTATCCCCATAACGCATATATCACGTTGCCAATCTGTTAACATTGATCAAGACGTCAGCACCGTCTGGgaaatgtaacatttattcatcggatTTGGTAAAATACGctattttggtacgatataacgATAAGTGACCCAATATAGACACATATGGGGCACCGTGTGACCAGGcatggaccaatggcgttgcatTATTCATGCTGGAGGCATGATATATACttaattttatatagttatGCAAAATTAGACACTCAATGTACAATAcctatacaaaacaaaaatatagaaAGTCTTAGGAAAATTACTTGACATCTTAAAGAATGTTACTcttactgaaaaaaaacaacaacaatatttttacctGAACCAAATTGTCAAAAAgcttatatcaaataaatagtcAAAATATAGTcgattcattattatttttaataatcttaatttattttaagtatttctaTTCATAGGAAgcatgtatgttttttaaatcGAATTTGTTTCAGGTAAGAGATACTATACAAAGGTAtgtcatatatatttcttaatgaaaatataatttgtgtacaatttaagtttaatatcaTAATGTACAACATCAATTATATGTATACGTCTCTATATGAATGAAGtaatattcataaacataaacaacatgtaACTAAATGACAGCAATATGTTTACAACGTACCAATGAAGTTGATTAGCACGGTACATAAATACCAAAATCTGGTTTAGGACGAATTCATGTCAGCTGATCTATCTAAATGCATTGTAAACTTAGATAGCTTTCGTAACAAATCGTCTTAATCATATGCATATTTGTTCTACGTCTATTCAATAAAACGTGCATATTTACATCGTATAGTATATACTACATATTGCTAAGAATtgctaatatattttattttctgcgCTCATTAGGGAGTGTTATGCCAACATTTTACTCTTTAGTCTATGGTGGGGTACACGTTACCCCGATGAACTAAATCGGAACGTTCTAATTTGGCAATAGGCTGGGGTTTATAACATgctattttcttataaaacaattttctattAGAGTCTTCTTATTTTCCCTTCCAGTTTTGTATAAGATACCAGAACTAAATAATCATTTCCTACATCTGCAAACAATATATGCAGGTTAAAGTCAAGCTTAACAAATCTTGTACTAATAAAAactaacatattaaatatagtaTCTTTAACCAACCTTCAATAcggtaaaataaattgtattagtGTACTTATTATCATTTGTATGTAACATCTTAAGTACAAAAGTTACTATggtatgataattatataattgcTGATAGTTTACAAATTCAAGCTCGCCGTagattaaatcattatatggaCTTCCTTTACAACCTAGAAATGTAGTGGAATATCCTATTTGCAATTCGATAtcatatgaatataaaaacgccgcaatgcgacaaaAGCAGGTTCTtaatatgggcaatcagaaattatagccaattaattacTTGTATAATTTAGGAAAAATAAGCAGTCTAAAGTAATTGGGCGTAGAACATTTTTCTACTTTCAattacagtaacattgactCCGATCCCTCAAAATCCATCCCAGGCAAGatacaaaatgtaatttaatttcattcctATCGTGTAATTTTAACCTAAAAGTGTAACCTTAACTTTTGAGTTGACTACTCGAAATTTTTATTACGATACAGCCTTCCATAATGTTATACTTATCTGCAGTTTAATGAAATTTCATTCATGATATCTAATGAATGGCTGAAACATCGTTTATAACGGCTGGATAGATTGACGTCTTTATACAAGAGaatcagtttgttttatttcatcacTATCGTCCATCCCATCAGTGTCTTTTGGGTCGTCCATTTTTGCATCGTTTTGAGATTGAGCAGGTTGCTGTTCAACAATGAAATCTATATCATTTGCAGAACAGCTTTCTTCAATTTGTTCTGATCGACCTATTACTAGTGAAGACTCTATATTTAGTGCAAGATTTTGATTATCAAGTTGATTAAGCACTTCACTTTCTTCTGTTTCAGTATAATGACTATCTTTCGCTTGAAATTGTCCTATGACACCAAAAACGTCCTCCCCCTCGTCGAAATATTTAGCAGCTAATTTTCGCCTATCTTCGGCCTTGGCTGTTTGATAAAGTTCTTCAAGGTCCAAATATTCATGTGTGCACACAAGTTCGATACAGCTTTTAGATTTTGCAACGCAAGGTCGGGGATTTACTCCGTTCGTATAATCTGTCTTACAGACATGAGCAAGGTCACCAGCAGAATGTGAGGTACTTCGCCCAGGCTTCCTATCGTCCGTTAATTCTTTTGTAGGCACGATTCCACTATCACTGTCATTTGTTGGGACGTTCCGACGGGTGTTTAATTCACGATTGCTTATATAGCTGTGAATACTGCTTGTTCTCCCAATACCCCACCCGCAGGTGGCGTAAGGTTCCACAAAAGTCGTACTGGAAGAACCTGAAGAAATCCTTTGCAAAATTGGGTCGACTCTTTCCCGAACGCAATGAGGACAGATGCATGGCTTCCGATCTTTGATTTTATCATAGTGATCTGGAGGGTTTTGCTCGCAGATGTAATGATAATGTTCCATGGtttctaaaataatagaaaacaataacaaactttCAATCATGCTCCGTCAAGTGCACCTTACAATTATTTGCAATCAGCATCACGGAAACAGAATCATAACATTCGTATTTTTCACATGTATCTATGTATTATTGAAAGCCGTCTTTactattacaaaaaatgcaatgcatttttaaaaatgattatattttaattatccAGTTTATTATAACATGAATGTACTAAAATCCAACTTTATATGAGCGATAAAAACACCAAATTACATTGTAATGTATAAagtaaattttattaaactaattacaataaatatgtacCTTCGTTGATGTCGGCATACAGGGTAGAACTTTGCCGTCTCCGAGACCCGGAGGGTCGTTGCCTTGGTGCAACGCCAACTTGAAATTCTCGGCGCGGTTCAATGCGTTCATTCTGCTGACGGTTAAACCTACATAATTAAACAACATCAAGGATAATACAACCTTTTTTCAATCATTATCTAATGATGCGACATTAACTGAATAGCACTACTTTCCCATAAATCGCACAATAAACCAAATAGAATGTTCAAACAATTAACTTGCAATATAATGTTCTGAAGACAAATCCCATTTTGGAACCTCAAATAACaactttgtattattttgttctcTTATAGAGAAGCAAATATGAAACATGCCTTATACGTTGTCTTTAACGGGCACCTCTAATCTAAGTTTGTGTATCTAAATCATGGCacttataaatattcaaaaatatgttcGTTCATTTCAACACATATCTAGTTACACATACATTTATTCGCAACTTCGTTTCTCTCACCTTTTTCGAGCCCAAAAATAGCAGACAATCCCGACGACAACGACAACCACAGTGGCAATAACTGGTATGACTACGACGGTTGTGTTTATGGAGCTGACGTTCTCTTTATCGGTGGATTCTAAAAACAAATGGAGcgttataatataaatgaattggGAAACGAAATAACCGAGCCTGAATATAAACAAGCAACAACTTCTCCAACAATGATAAGACATCCGGTCCAAAGACATGTGGATTCTGAATAACTGATGGCtctatattaattttgtattatttaaaagggTCTTGTGTAcagaaaaaatatgtaaataaaaacatacggAAAATCAAATTGCCAACAAAACTTGCAAATATAGATAGTTTTACGTCATATTTCAGTTTACTGTACCAACTGTAATTCATTTATGTACGATGTACTTTCAATTGAGACCAATATCGCATGGGGCTATAAGGCATCAAAAGTGATGATTAAGACTCAGCAAGCTAAAAgagaactagcttatttgtgggtttGATGACGTAAGTATTTCTTAACATGATCGtgttttgcacatttaaatttaatttaatatagaGAGGTTCtaattctttgaaataaaattatctttaaaataaacatagggattttttattttgtaaaatcaactCAGTTATATAATAGTTAATAAGTCTGTTATTtggctaaataaaataaaatattaaagagtGTTACgttaaaaaatcttttaaaataaacaattataaatgattataatacaaatgttgATGCCATGTGGAATATCAAAACACTTCGCTTAAACTCTTCGATAAACATACTGGTTCATTATCAAATAAGTTGTATATCTGCCATTGGATAAAaccatataattaaaaaactcATCGTACATTTTAACTTGAATGGCGGTTGATGTTTTGAACTTTATTCTTACCCAAACATAATTTACCACTCCATCCACGAGTACAGCCGTTTAAACACTCCCCTGTGGATGAATTACACCGTTTGCCATGTTCGTCACCTTGACAGCTGGCACTACATTTAGAGTTGCACGTCTTGTCCCAATAATCGTTCTCACATCCAAACTGGCACACACCGTTAATATCACATGGAATATTTGAGTAATTTCCTTTGCAGTTTTTACATGAATTGTTGCAATAGTGACCGTATTGATAAAGTTTACATCCATTCAAGCATTTGCCACTTTCTCTGTCACATTGTGGGAAACCGTTTATTTCTAGACATTCCTTGCCACATTCTTGTGAACAATTTTCTAAATACGTTCGTGTACAGGTCTTACAAATTCCGcttgatttattacatattCCATTCAAACATTCTTCGGAACATGTTTTCTGGCAGTACTTGCCATGATAGCCAGATGCACACACGTTACAAAGTCCACTTGATTTATCACAACTGCCATTCGAACACTTTTCGAAACAGGTAGACCCGCAATACTTGCCAAATATACCAAGTTTACATTCACCCAAGCAGCCTCGGGATAAAGAACGATTCGAGTCACAATAGTGTCTGAGATCTGCAATAAGGAAAAAGTTTTGCAATAttctatttaaacaaaatatataatgaaaactgtGTTAACTATTTAAATTAACCAAACAGATATTGTATAATACGGACTTTTCTGCATTATAATTTTTGTAATTCAGATACGAATTTGTACACAAAACCatcaaaaagcaaaataatctAGAGCCATCGCATAGGTGATTACACGCCCGCAGGTGTTGGCATTAAGGCTAGTAGAGCTATCGCTAGTTCTTGTAGTGGTGGCACGCATGCACGTGCTAGCTTTACGGTTACTCGTCTTCTTCCTGTTGTAAAAGAACGCATGCACGTATTAACTTAAAGGCTACTgcctactgggcttgttcctgtgGTGCTGACGCACGCATCCGGTAACTTTAAGGCTT
Coding sequences within:
- the LOC128207278 gene encoding uncharacterized protein LOC128207278; the protein is MSWIQFCLIAFFLPWIVQLFDDSARDRCLEMDGFYCNISRRCITENDVCDGFEDCKEGEDESAPACPMDKCLQAGNFHCNTSGRCIHQSSVCDGDTDCKELEDESPPACTEDECFRNGRSLCFGSLCIHTSSLVDEKVNCPRGEDEQPKAWYLRHYCDSNRSLSRGCLGECKLGIFGKYCGSTCFEKCSNGSCDKSSGLCNVCASGYHGKYCQKTCSEECLNGICNKSSGICKTCTRTYLENCSQECGKECLEINGFPQCDRESGKCLNGCKLYQYGHYCNNSCKNCKGNYSNIPCDINGVCQFGCENDYWDKTCNSKCSASCQGDEHGKRCNSSTGECLNGCTRGWSGKLCLESTDKENVSSINTTVVVIPVIATVVVVVVGIVCYFWARKRFNRQQNERIEPRREFQVGVAPRQRPSGSRRRQSSTLYADINEETMEHYHYICEQNPPDHYDKIKDRKPCICPHCVRERVDPILQRISSGSSSTTFVEPYATCGWGIGRTSSIHSYISNRELNTRRNVPTNDSDSGIVPTKELTDDRKPGRSTSHSAGDLAHVCKTDYTNGVNPRPCVAKSKSCIELVCTHEYLDLEELYQTAKAEDRRKLAAKYFDEGEDVFGVIGQFQAKDSHYTETEESEVLNQLDNQNLALNIESSLVIGRSEQIEESCSANDIDFIVEQQPAQSQNDAKMDDPKDTDGMDDSDEIKQTDSLV